The DNA sequence TCCAACAGCGTTCGACCCCGCACTAGCTGCCTGAGTGCCTGCCTATCTGTCGTGTACGCCGCATTCAACGCGGCCAGAAGTCTGATATAGTGGTCGAACCTATCAGCAGGAGAACTGAGGATGCGTTCGAAGACGATTTGAGCAATCTCTGGGTGCCGAGCTGTGTAATGATAGTCCTTGGTTACCGGATCATAACCGGTGTATACAACGTGCTCCAAAGGCTCGAAAAACTGGGTTCTGAACGCCTCGAAGGGCACGCCATACACGCGGGAGATGATTCCGGCACGTACTGGGACACCAAGCCTGTTCAGGATGCATATTGAGAGGTAGATATTCTGGGCACGCTGAGGGCGAATTTCGTTATACTCGTCAACTAGGATCTCCTCAAAGGGCTTGCCTTGCGTAGCTTCATGTAGTGCCACCAAGAGCTGTCTGCCTGCTCGTTCCTTGAAGGCCCGCACTTGAGCTTCTCGTGGCATGCCGTTAAGATGGCCGAGGGACCGGTGCTTCGTCAGCAGGTCCACGAGATCCCCGATCTCTCGCTCATTCAAGTAGGGAAGAGTATACATGGATGTGACGTAGTCCTTGATCCGCTCGCATGTCATGTTCCACTCATTGACTCGTTCAGCTGATAATACGGTGAGGCGCAAGCTATCTCGGCGAGCCTTGGTCAGTAAGTCCTCAATCTCCACGACCCTGTCCGCGGCATCGTCAACGAAAAGAAAAACGCGCTCCTTTGTAAGCAGAGCCAATTCGGCCACCGGCTCATATGATAACCTACCATATGGTCTCAAGAACAGGCAGAGCTTTTCATAATCTTTGGCCGCTTCCCAGGCCACTCGACGAAGGCAGACTGACTTGCCAGCACCAGCCTCCGCCTTAATCACGCAGAACTCTGTCGGAGCAGGTCGTTCTCCTTCGTCGGCCAGCAGCACATCCAAGAGAATCGTCTCGACAAGCTCACGTCGGACGTCCAGCCCCTGTTCAATAGCTGCCCAACCCGGGTTATACCCCCTATAAAAGGCCTGAGGCGTGACGGACGCCCCCGGCAAGGGACCAGGCACATAGTCCACGTCATAATCAAGGAACGCGCGGGCGGTATCGGTGAGAGAAACGTCCGCCGTTGCAAGCCTACTCTCCACCGGATGAACGGTCTTGGCGACCGCCGCCAAGCGCCGAGTATGCATGGGTATCGAGCTCTCGAGCGCTCTCAAGAAGGTCTCAAAGGTGCCTTCGAGTACGGTCACTCGTCGCATCTCCCAATAGCGTCGTTCCACTTCGCGAACTTCTGGAACTACTAGGTAATGTCTCGGCCTGTTTTCCTTCAACTCCGACAGGACGTGAAGGATTTCCCTGATGTCTGAATCACGCATGTTATACCCGACGAACACAACCGGATTCTCATATGCCCACTCGATGAGTGTGTTAAAGAGGCGTTCCCGACCTGTCTTGTGTGTGACATACTGGTCGAAAGTCAGGATGAGGGGCAGATCGGGGTCATGCGTCCTTGTTATGCAGCCATGTAATTTCAAGAGTACAACCGCGTCGACCGAGCGCACCTTTTCATCGATCCTGTCCTCATTCGAGAGAAACGGCACCAAGTTCTGTGCACGATCCGTTTGGAATTCGTATGCTGTCTCGATGACGGTATCAAAGTTAGTCGTGGCAATGCCTCGCCATCGAAACGTCGGCAGCGTTAGATGGAACCTCGAAGGCTGAAGGCCACGCAACGTTGAGGCGACGAAATCCTGGACCTCGGCTAGACTTGATTCATTGATGGCTAATTCTGTGATAACCTGCAAAGGTAGGCCGGCATGATCCGAGCCCAAGAACTTAAGCGCAATGGCGTCAGCAAGCTCCTGGCCGCTTGGGGGTTCTCGACCATCTGGCAACGTAGCACCCTTCGATGCTCCTGCGCCCGCGAAAAGGACCACTTGGCCGCTACGCACTTGGTCGATAAGATACTGCGGGAGATCCATCCCCTCTCCCCCCTGGCCTACTTGATTGCGCCCACGACCTGGCGTTCATGTAGGCATCACGAGAAGACGTTACATAGGCCATCTTGCGTCAGCTGTAAAAGGTACGCCCGTTAGGACCTTGCCTTTCTGGTCTCGACGACTCCGTTCGACGGTCTTCGAGTTATTCCTCCGGGCGCGTGGAGACTTGCCCCCAAGGTGCAGGGGGCGACAAGCCGGGGCCGAAGTTCCGCCACCAACCCAAGAGGCACGGATCGGAATTGCCCGAGGAGGGACCAGCGTGACAGGGAGCCATCCGGCCTACCCGTCCGCGCGGCTACGCCGTAGACCCGTGGATGACGAGCGGGTTTGGCTCCAGAGACCCTACAGCCGGTAACTCGTCCGGTCGACGGCAATGGTCCGCCGGAGACCTTCAACCAAATCTACGGGCTTTAGCAGAGTGGAGCCCGTGGCCCGGCTTGCGACACAGGTCGCAGGACGAGGCCTGCCCCACATGCGCCCAGACACGGTTGCTTTCAGTGTGCCGGAGCGCCAGCGAAGGAAACGGCCATGAAGAAGCTAGGCATTGGTGCCGAGGCTCAGTTCTGGGCAGGGCCTCGCCGAGGGTGGATGCCTTGGTGTACATCTCCGGCCACCACCTGCGCGCACGTGTATCCCCCGGGGTGGGCAGAGGCGGCCCTGCGGGCGGTCGAGGAGATCCGGGCGCACGTCCGTGAGGCTCGGTGCCCGGTGGTGCCGAAGGCGGGCTTGCCGGGCCGGATGCCGCCCCGGTAGACGGCAGATGCTGCAGAGGTAACCGAGCGTATGGCAGGAAAGGGTCGCGAGCGCATGGCGTCTCCCCGCTGGAGCGAGGCGGAGTCGGAGGCGTTCCTGGAGTTGGGGCCGCTCTTCACGCCGTGGCGGGACGAGATGGCGGCGGTCATGGTCGACCTCATCCCGGCGGAACCGGAGGAGGCGTTCGTTGCCGTGGACGTGGGCGCCGGCGATGCGTGGCTGAGCGAAGCCGTCCTTCAACGGTTTCCCCGGGCCTGCGTCATCGCTTTGGACGGCTCCCCCGCCATGCTGGATGCGGCTCGACGGCGTCTGGCCGCGTTCGGGGCAAGGGCGGAGGTGCGGCCGTTCGAGCTGGACAGCCAACGGTGGCTGCGGGAGTTGCGGGGCCCGGTTCGCTGTTTTCTGAGCTGTCTTGTCATTCACCATCTCGACGATGCGGGCAAGCGGCGGCTGTTTGGGGGACTGCGCCAAAGGCTGGAGCCGGGCGGCGGGCTGCTCATCGCCGACATCGTGAGGCCGGCCAGCCGGTGGGCATGGCGTCACGCCGCCCGGACGTGGAACGAGGACGTGAGGCAGCGTTCCCTGCAACTGACGGGCAACCTGGAGGCATACCAGCGCCTGGCCGAGAGCGACTGGAACTGGTTCGAGCACCCCGATGACCCCATGGACAAGCCGGGCGCGCTCGTCGACCAGCTCACCTGGCTGAGAGAGGCGGGCTTTGTCGACAGAATGACACCCGCTTCAGGCTCCTCTGGACGGTAGACAGCGGCCCGCCCTGCATGCCGGTCTCGGCACGGCACCCCGGCGCGGGTGCGCGTGGGCTTCGCCCGTTACTTCGAGCCTGGCCGCTACGAGGACCACTGGGTGTGCGAGTACTGGAACGCTTCCGAGGCCCGCTGGGTGCTGGTCAGCCGCCGCTTTCTCACGCCCACAACACCAAGCAACGGCGGCAGAACGTAGTGCGACTCCTGGTCAGGCTCCAACGGCACGTGCTTCGGCACGACCGGTTCTCCCATCTCGAGTATCTCAAAGCCTGCCCGCACGAACGCGTTCATGTACTCCGAGAGCGGCCGGTGGAACGCTCCCAGGGCAGCCCTCAGGGTACCTTCCCGGCCTGAACGCCACCACTGGGGAGAGTATTGAGAAACCCTACGATGCGATAGACGCCCCGTTCCGTCGTCCAGAGGTTCACTGTGAAGAGACTCAAAGCAAGGATGCATAATGGTCCAGACTGCCATACCGCCGTCCGAAAGAAGGCGTGATGCGGCAGCAAAGACCGCCTCGAACTCCATCACATCCATGAGCATAAGGTTGATGACCACGGCGTCAAAGGCCGCGTCGGGAAGCAGGCTCGGCTTGCGAGCGTCGGCGCATACGTATGTGACGTAAGGCGGGGTGGGGTACGACCGGGCGAGGACTATCATGGTCTGACTGATGTCTACTCCCGTCACGATGCCTCCCTGCAGAGCCATTCGTCGAGCCAGCTCTCCCTGCCCGCAGCCCAAGTCACACACCTTCTTGTTGCGAATGTCGCCCAGCTGTCTCAATACGAAATCGTAGGACAATTCAATAACCGGCGTTTTCCGCCGAACCAATGCGTCGTAGGCTTGACCCCATTCATCATACGACTTCATGGGCATTCCCCCGAAGTTGCCGTCCAGCGCCTGCTCGTTACCGAACGCGCGCTGCCAGCATCACGCAGGTGATGAGGCTGGCCCGTTATCCTGTCATCTCCAACCGAAGCCCGGGCCCATCGAGCACAAGCACCCACTGGTTGAGCAGGTTGCGTCCGAGCAAGGTCTGGTCGCCCAGGCCAATCACCTCTGCCGATCGCCGGACCCCGTTGATTTCGACCTCGGCCGCGTATACCACGGCACCGTGAACGACCCCGGCCACGCCCGCCACCCTCAGCCGCCCGATCGGCGGTAGCCTGATGGCCGCAGCGACGGCCGCCGGAATCACGGTCACGTCGGCTCCAGAGTCCACCAGCGCGGGGAGCGCTACCCCCCGATCGGGGCTCCCCGGCGCACTGATGCGCACGGGAACGACCGGGGCAGGCGGGTCGTAGGATGTATCGTACGGATAACTCAACGTCACGGCCGCACCACCCGCGGCGATGGCACCCGCACCGTTCGCTCCGCCGGGGTGACCTTGGGCATGAAGACGGGACGAGGACCGAAGCGAGCGAAAACCCGATGGGCCAGGTGCGCGAAGTCGTCGTCCGCGTCCACCACCTGCCGATCGACAATGGCAACGTACTGGCCACCGTAAGCTTCCAGCAATCGGGCTCGGTTCGCCTCAAACCACTCTATCTCGGTCTGGAGCGCCATCAGCGCATTCCCGCTGCTACCGGGTACGGTTTGGGCCGCCGCCAGCTTCTCCTGAAGCGCCTCTGTCACGAACTGCGTGAGAGTCACTCCCCGCCCGGCGGCGGCCGCCTTGGCCGCTCGCGCCAGTTCCTGTGGCAGGCCCCGAAGGTACAATGTCGCGCCCTGTCCTCGTGCGGAGGCCATCGGCACGGCTCCTCTCATCGTCCGTGGCTGCGCCCCTATGCTAACCTGTACGACGTGTGTTAGCAAGCCAGTGGTGGAAGCTGGAGAGGCCGCTCGCTCACCGCCTTGAGCGTGAACCCTGGGACCTTGTCCGTGGATCCGCTGCCGAACGAGCGGCGGGTGGCCACGGCGACCCACTTCCGTGACCCCGAAGGAGACTTGCCCGAAGTAGCCAACTACAGAGAGCCGAGGCGGATCACCGGCGTTGAGCTGGCCGGAAGGGGGTAAGGGCGGGGCCGTGAACCCGTGGCTTGGCCCCCATTGGGAGGAGCGGGAGATGGCCGCCTCGGTAGACGCTCTGGTGATCCGGCATGCCACGGCAAGCGACGCGGCGGCCATTGCGCGAATCTACAACCAGGCCATCGAAGAACGTATCGCTACCTTCGAAACCGAGCCGCGCACACCCGAGGAACGCCGCCGCTGGCTCGAGTCCCACGGCCCGCGGCATCCCGTTCTGGTCGCCCAGGTGGCGGGCCAGGTGGCCGGGTGGGCGTCCATCGGGCCCTACCGCCCCCGCTCGTGCTACGACGGTGTCGGCGAGTTTTCGATCTATGTCGACGCGGCGTGGAGGGGCCGCGGCGTCGGCCGGCGCCTGCTCACCGCGCTGATCGAGACGGCCGAGCGGCTCGGGTACTGGAAGCTCGTCTCCCGCGTCTTTGACTTCAATGTGGCAAGCCGCGCGCTTTGCCGTTCGTGCGGATTTCGGGAGGTGGGCACCTACGAGAAGCACGGCCGCTTGGACGGGCGCTGGATTGACTGCGTCATCGTCGAGCGCCTCATTCCTGAAAACATACGGTAGCGCCAGGCCCCGGCCCTGCCCGCTCGCCCCTTCTGATGGCCCTACCCTCGCGCGGCCCTACGCCGTGGCGCCTGCAGCTTGGTGCATTTCCGCCACGTAGTCCTGCCGGACCGGGTGGAAGACGTCGTACGCCAGGGATGCTTCAAGGGCGCGGCAACCGTGGGGTACGTTGCGCTCCCCCTCACCACGTAGCTGATTTGCTCGTGCTCATGGGTATGAACGTCCACCTCGCCACCCGGCTCAAACAGCACAGCCGGGGATGACCATGGTGCTTGCCCCCCGTTCGCCGGCGCCCGCCACGCAGCC is a window from the Bacillota bacterium genome containing:
- a CDS encoding SIR2 family protein; amino-acid sequence: MDLPQYLIDQVRSGQVVLFAGAGASKGATLPDGREPPSGQELADAIALKFLGSDHAGLPLQVITELAINESSLAEVQDFVASTLRGLQPSRFHLTLPTFRWRGIATTNFDTVIETAYEFQTDRAQNLVPFLSNEDRIDEKVRSVDAVVLLKLHGCITRTHDPDLPLILTFDQYVTHKTGRERLFNTLIEWAYENPVVFVGYNMRDSDIREILHVLSELKENRPRHYLVVPEVREVERRYWEMRRVTVLEGTFETFLRALESSIPMHTRRLAAVAKTVHPVESRLATADVSLTDTARAFLDYDVDYVPGPLPGASVTPQAFYRGYNPGWAAIEQGLDVRRELVETILLDVLLADEGERPAPTEFCVIKAEAGAGKSVCLRRVAWEAAKDYEKLCLFLRPYGRLSYEPVAELALLTKERVFLFVDDAADRVVEIEDLLTKARRDSLRLTVLSAERVNEWNMTCERIKDYVTSMYTLPYLNEREIGDLVDLLTKHRSLGHLNGMPREAQVRAFKERAGRQLLVALHEATQGKPFEEILVDEYNEIRPQRAQNIYLSICILNRLGVPVRAGIISRVYGVPFEAFRTQFFEPLEHVVYTGYDPVTKDYHYTARHPEIAQIVFERILSSPADRFDHYIRLLAALNAAYTTDRQALRQLVRGRTLLELFPDHSAVVEIFRVACSVAGNDPYLYHQMGIYEMNRPNGNLRKAQEYLSKAHEMSPSDKTIVHSLAELARRRAEASETPGERERWRKEAERLVATLLASRHGAYGYHTLIRVALDRLREALSADSVTDREIDTLIQDTERYLTRALQAFPDDEFLLASEAELARILKDDERAFMALKKAFDANRRSPFIASRLAKAYVDRGGLEEAVHVLSSAVEANRGEKRLHYELAMLLLRWSPDDVDSVLYHLRRAFSPGDGNYVAQFWYATLLFITGERDKVKEAKDIFRSLRRSPMGLDVRNRVRHVLREGSAPKRFTGTIVGLESSYGFIERHVHGDRLFVHSANVDNQVWRELRVADSVGFALGFTFGGPTCIEVQKISTAT
- a CDS encoding methyltransferase domain-containing protein translates to MAGKGRERMASPRWSEAESEAFLELGPLFTPWRDEMAAVMVDLIPAEPEEAFVAVDVGAGDAWLSEAVLQRFPRACVIALDGSPAMLDAARRRLAAFGARAEVRPFELDSQRWLRELRGPVRCFLSCLVIHHLDDAGKRRLFGGLRQRLEPGGGLLIADIVRPASRWAWRHAARTWNEDVRQRSLQLTGNLEAYQRLAESDWNWFEHPDDPMDKPGALVDQLTWLREAGFVDRMTPASGSSGR
- a CDS encoding retroviral-like aspartic protease family protein: MTLSYPYDTSYDPPAPVVPVRISAPGSPDRGVALPALVDSGADVTVIPAAVAAAIRLPPIGRLRVAGVAGVVHGAVVYAAEVEINGVRRSAEVIGLGDQTLLGRNLLNQWVLVLDGPGLRLEMTG
- a CDS encoding DUF5678 domain-containing protein → MASARGQGATLYLRGLPQELARAAKAAAAGRGVTLTQFVTEALQEKLAAAQTVPGSSGNALMALQTEIEWFEANRARLLEAYGGQYVAIVDRQVVDADDDFAHLAHRVFARFGPRPVFMPKVTPAERTVRVPSPRVVRP
- a CDS encoding arsinothricin resistance N-acetyltransferase ArsN1 family A translates to MVIRHATASDAAAIARIYNQAIEERIATFETEPRTPEERRRWLESHGPRHPVLVAQVAGQVAGWASIGPYRPRSCYDGVGEFSIYVDAAWRGRGVGRRLLTALIETAERLGYWKLVSRVFDFNVASRALCRSCGFREVGTYEKHGRLDGRWIDCVIVERLIPENIR